The following are encoded in a window of Pristis pectinata isolate sPriPec2 chromosome 1, sPriPec2.1.pri, whole genome shotgun sequence genomic DNA:
- the tmem251 gene encoding lysosomal enzyme trafficking factor, which produces MMNFRQRMGWLGVGFYLLASAAAFYYVFEINETYNQLALEHIQHKSENLDSGTSWTQIVTARLFSLPFWLWGILFLIPYLQIFLFLYSCTRANPKTVGYCIFPIYIAVICNRHQAFVKASNQINRLKIIDT; this is translated from the coding sequence ATGATGAACTTTCGTCAGAGAATGGGATGGCTTGGTGTAGGATTCTATCTGCTCGCAAGTGCTGCAGCCTTTTATTACGtatttgaaataaatgaaactTACAACCAACTGGCTTTGGAGCATATTCAACACAAATCAGAGAACCTGGATAGTGGAACCTCTTGGACCCAGATAGTGACTGCACGCTTGTTTTCACTCCCATTCTGGTTGTGGGGTATTCTGTTTCTGATTCCATACCTGCAAATCTTCTTATTCCTGTATTCATGTACAAGAGCTAATCCCAAGACAGTTGGCTACTGTATATTCCCAATTTATATAGCAGTCATATGCAATCGCCATCAAGCTTTTGTCAAAGCCTCTAACCAAATCAACAGATTGAAAATAATTGATACGTGA